In Burkholderia sp. GAS332, one DNA window encodes the following:
- a CDS encoding Uncharacterized membrane protein, whose protein sequence is MPSVRSRMQAAASQPAGASPGTERHWAKTVVQVLLKLAYPALILCAWRWDTPRYVGCMLFAILWLQRWAGSGPVATSLRRLSTIDWTVVGLLSCASAAIVFTNSELLLRLYPSLVNLGLLIAFGATLVRGPSMIEKFARLGNPNLPPGAVRHTRRVTQVWCGFFALNGAFSAYTALYWSRASWSLYNGAIAYGLIGVLLVAEVIWRYLVVLPRAARSEAA, encoded by the coding sequence ATGCCATCCGTGCGCTCGCGAATGCAAGCGGCGGCGAGCCAGCCCGCCGGGGCATCGCCCGGCACGGAGCGCCACTGGGCCAAAACGGTGGTGCAGGTCCTGCTGAAACTCGCTTATCCCGCGTTGATTCTGTGTGCCTGGCGCTGGGACACCCCGCGCTATGTCGGCTGCATGCTGTTTGCGATTCTGTGGCTGCAACGCTGGGCCGGCAGCGGTCCGGTGGCGACTTCGCTGCGCCGGCTCTCCACGATCGATTGGACCGTGGTCGGCTTGCTGAGCTGCGCCTCGGCGGCGATCGTGTTCACCAATAGCGAGTTGCTGTTGCGTCTCTATCCGTCGCTGGTCAATCTGGGCCTGTTGATCGCGTTCGGCGCGACGCTTGTGCGCGGGCCGTCGATGATTGAAAAATTCGCGCGACTGGGTAATCCGAATTTGCCGCCTGGCGCCGTGCGCCATACACGGCGCGTGACGCAGGTGTGGTGCGGTTTCTTCGCACTGAACGGCGCGTTCTCCGCTTATACGGCGTTGTACTGGAGCCGTGCGAGCTGGTCGCTCTACAACGGCGCGATTGCTTACGGGCTGATCGGCGTGTTGCTGGTGGCCGAGGTCATCTGGCGCTATCTGGTGGTGCTGCCGCGAGCGGCGCGTTCGGAGGCGGCATGA
- a CDS encoding Predicted acyltransferase, LPLAT superfamily, with protein MMGIAACIVIPIYNHKDAIGATVAHLAVHGLPIFVVDDGSDEATQQVLAALAQQYAGQLTLLRLPVNGGKGAAVMAGLRAARAAGYSHALQIDADGQHDATDVPRFIEAALAEPGAVILGRPVYDESVPKSRLYGRYLTHVWVWIETLSLTIRDSMCGFRLYPLALACELIDSVQLPTRMDFDIEILVRLYWRRAAFRSIPTRVTYATDGVSHFDVLWDNVRISRSHTRLVFGMLWRLPMLLAHKVMPRRSAIASEAVKQGDQNEASKSSNLSEPGQHAEPREPNPQDWWRIAERGSHLGMSLLALSCKLFGRRFTALWLHPIVAYFLLTGRAAREASSNYFTHLGEAAPHGNTPRPGWLSAYRHMLAFAQSGFDKLAAWSGRVNNADVKFEDPSAFEALVASGKGALVIGAHLGNLEMTRALAAQGAYAKVTAVVYTEHARRFNSVLASANSQFARHLLEVSDFGPETAMMMQERVDAGELLVIVGDRVPAHEAGRTTEAQFLGSTAPFAQGPYVLAHALGCPVYLFFCLKEHDGYRLYFEPFAERIELPRRERAQHLAAWAQRYAARLEHYCRKAPYQWFNFFDFWASPKRGTHGRT; from the coding sequence ATGATGGGCATCGCTGCGTGCATCGTCATTCCGATTTACAACCACAAGGATGCGATCGGCGCGACCGTGGCCCACCTCGCGGTGCACGGCTTGCCGATCTTTGTCGTCGACGATGGCAGCGATGAAGCGACCCAGCAGGTGCTTGCCGCGCTCGCGCAACAGTACGCGGGGCAGCTCACGCTGCTGCGCTTGCCGGTCAACGGTGGCAAGGGCGCGGCCGTGATGGCGGGACTGCGTGCCGCGCGCGCTGCGGGGTACAGCCACGCTCTGCAGATCGACGCCGACGGCCAGCACGACGCGACGGACGTGCCGCGTTTCATCGAAGCCGCGCTTGCCGAACCGGGCGCAGTGATCCTCGGCCGCCCGGTCTACGATGAGAGCGTGCCGAAATCGCGCCTCTACGGGCGCTATCTGACGCATGTGTGGGTGTGGATCGAAACGCTCTCGCTGACGATTCGCGATTCGATGTGCGGCTTCCGTCTCTATCCCTTGGCGCTTGCCTGCGAGCTGATCGACAGCGTGCAATTGCCGACGCGGATGGACTTCGACATTGAGATTCTCGTGCGCCTCTACTGGCGGCGCGCGGCGTTCCGCTCGATTCCGACGCGCGTCACCTATGCAACCGACGGCGTCTCCCATTTCGACGTGCTGTGGGACAACGTGCGCATCAGCCGCAGCCATACGCGGCTTGTGTTCGGCATGCTGTGGCGTTTGCCGATGCTGCTCGCGCACAAAGTGATGCCACGCCGTTCGGCTATCGCAAGTGAGGCGGTCAAGCAGGGCGACCAGAACGAAGCGAGCAAGTCGAGCAACTTGAGCGAACCCGGCCAGCACGCTGAACCACGCGAACCGAACCCCCAGGACTGGTGGCGGATCGCCGAACGCGGCAGCCATCTGGGCATGTCCTTGCTCGCGCTCAGTTGCAAGCTGTTCGGCCGTCGTTTCACCGCGCTCTGGCTGCATCCGATCGTCGCGTATTTTCTGCTGACCGGCCGCGCCGCGCGCGAGGCGTCGAGCAACTATTTCACGCATCTCGGCGAAGCCGCACCGCACGGCAATACGCCGCGTCCAGGTTGGCTGTCCGCCTATCGTCACATGCTGGCGTTTGCACAATCGGGCTTCGACAAACTTGCCGCATGGTCCGGCCGCGTCAACAACGCCGACGTCAAATTTGAGGATCCTTCGGCATTCGAAGCATTGGTGGCCAGTGGCAAAGGTGCGCTCGTGATCGGCGCGCATCTCGGCAATCTGGAGATGACCCGCGCGCTTGCCGCACAGGGTGCCTACGCGAAAGTCACTGCCGTCGTCTACACCGAACACGCACGGCGCTTCAATAGCGTGCTGGCGTCGGCCAATAGCCAGTTCGCGCGGCATCTGCTCGAAGTCAGCGACTTCGGCCCCGAGACCGCGATGATGATGCAGGAGCGTGTCGACGCGGGCGAGCTGCTGGTGATCGTCGGCGACCGCGTGCCGGCACACGAAGCGGGCCGCACGACCGAAGCGCAATTTCTCGGTTCGACCGCCCCGTTCGCGCAGGGCCCCTACGTGCTCGCGCATGCATTGGGCTGCCCCGTCTATCTGTTCTTCTGCCTGAAAGAGCACGACGGTTACCGTCTGTATTTCGAGCCGTTCGCCGAGCGCATCGAGTTGCCGCGCCGCGAACGCGCGCAGCATCTTGCCGCGTGGGCGCAGCGTTATGCGGCGCGCCTCGAACACTATTGCCGCAAGGCACCTTATCAATGGTTCAACTTCTTCGATTTCTGGGCCAGCCCCAAGCGAGGCACACATGGCCGAACATGA
- a CDS encoding Acyl-coenzyme A synthetase/AMP-(fatty) acid ligase has product MIALHDLLSAAHESSAVHAPVCRDGATVLDRAAFRARVSTLVTLMQAQAARRYALCIDDPFDFACALFALFACGKEPVIPANATPGYLADLADAYDAVLTDADLPPAVRDADADADADADADADADADADADADAEVTHELNTPYTIDPQAPLTLYTSGSSGTPKPIRKTLAQFNAEVHTLETQWGALVGDATMLASVPHHHIYGLLFRVLWPLAAGRAFDRAISIEPLHLQTQIAQCGATVVVSTPAQLSRWPALPGFAALKPAPRAFFSSGGPLAVEAAQEYAAAYGAAPLEIYGSTETGGIAWRRQDQTEAWQPVAGIEVRRDEDGALNVRSPHLDHTGWHRTDDKIAFDADGRFRLQGRLDRVLKLDGKRVSLPELEARLALHPYVAQAAIVPLEGASRERVGAVVALTEAGSEALRAEGRVPLAQTLRRHLAEYFDVVVLPRHWRFRLTLPFDSRGKLPVAAVAAAFEPRADGVEVLAETRSADTLHYELRVPPTLVHFAGHFPGLPILPGVVQVHWAMRLAAEQLPAVRELVSVDRLKFMAPVSPGAVLNLTLAHDAARGRVQFTYRLSGRDCASGVIVYREPA; this is encoded by the coding sequence ATGATCGCGTTGCATGATCTGTTGTCGGCGGCCCACGAGTCCTCAGCCGTGCATGCGCCGGTATGCCGCGACGGCGCTACGGTGCTCGATCGCGCTGCGTTTCGCGCGCGCGTCTCGACGCTGGTCACGCTGATGCAAGCGCAAGCCGCGCGACGCTACGCGTTATGTATCGACGATCCGTTCGATTTCGCCTGCGCGCTGTTTGCGTTGTTCGCGTGCGGTAAGGAGCCGGTGATTCCAGCCAATGCGACGCCGGGCTATCTCGCCGATCTTGCCGACGCGTATGACGCCGTGCTGACCGACGCCGACCTGCCGCCTGCTGTGCGAGACGCCGACGCCGACGCCGACGCCGACGCCGATGCCGATGCCGATGCCGATGCCGATGCCGATGCCGATGCCGATGCCGAAGTCACACACGAGCTAAACACCCCATACACAATCGATCCGCAAGCCCCGTTGACGCTCTATACATCGGGTAGCAGCGGTACCCCCAAGCCGATCCGCAAGACCCTCGCGCAATTCAACGCCGAAGTGCACACGCTCGAAACGCAGTGGGGCGCTCTGGTCGGCGATGCGACGATGCTGGCGAGCGTGCCGCATCATCACATCTACGGTTTGCTGTTTCGCGTGTTGTGGCCGCTTGCCGCGGGCCGCGCGTTCGACCGCGCGATCAGCATCGAACCTTTGCATTTGCAAACGCAGATCGCGCAATGCGGCGCGACGGTCGTTGTTTCGACGCCCGCGCAATTGTCGCGTTGGCCCGCATTACCTGGCTTCGCCGCGTTGAAGCCGGCGCCGCGCGCATTCTTCTCTTCAGGCGGTCCGCTCGCCGTGGAAGCCGCGCAGGAATACGCCGCCGCGTATGGCGCTGCGCCGCTCGAAATCTACGGTAGTACAGAAACCGGCGGCATTGCGTGGCGTCGACAGGACCAGACAGAGGCGTGGCAACCGGTGGCCGGCATCGAAGTACGCCGCGACGAAGACGGCGCGCTAAATGTTCGCTCGCCGCATCTCGATCACACCGGCTGGCATCGTACGGACGACAAAATCGCGTTCGACGCCGACGGACGCTTCCGCCTGCAAGGCCGGCTCGATCGCGTACTCAAGCTGGACGGCAAGCGCGTGTCGCTGCCGGAACTCGAAGCGCGTCTCGCGCTGCATCCGTATGTCGCGCAAGCGGCGATCGTGCCGCTGGAAGGCGCCTCGCGCGAGCGCGTCGGCGCCGTGGTGGCGCTGACCGAAGCGGGCAGTGAGGCACTGCGCGCCGAAGGCCGCGTGCCGCTCGCGCAAACCTTGCGCCGGCATCTCGCTGAGTATTTCGACGTGGTGGTGCTGCCGCGTCACTGGCGTTTTCGCCTCACATTGCCGTTCGACTCGCGCGGCAAACTGCCGGTGGCCGCGGTCGCGGCGGCTTTCGAGCCGCGCGCGGACGGTGTGGAAGTGCTCGCCGAAACTCGCAGCGCCGACACGTTGCATTACGAACTGCGCGTGCCGCCGACGCTCGTGCATTTCGCCGGCCACTTCCCCGGTCTGCCGATTCTGCCGGGCGTGGTCCAGGTGCACTGGGCCATGCGTCTGGCCGCCGAACAACTGCCCGCCGTGCGCGAGCTGGTATCGGTCGACCGCCTCAAGTTCATGGCGCCGGTATCGCCGGGCGCGGTGCTGAATCTCACGCTCGCACACGACGCCGCGCGTGGGCGCGTGCAGTTCACGTACCGGCTCAGCGGACGTGATTGCGCATCCGGCGTGATCGTCTATCGGGAGCCTGCATGA